From Thamnophis elegans isolate rThaEle1 chromosome 12, rThaEle1.pri, whole genome shotgun sequence, one genomic window encodes:
- the NXT2 gene encoding NTF2-related export protein 2, producing the protein MSAFVDFKVYVDQACRAAEEFANIYYETMDKRRRVLTRLYTDDATLVWNGNAVSGQEALAKFFEMLPSSDFQLNTFDCQPVHEQATQNQTTVLVVTSGTVKFDGNKQHFFNQNFLLTEQTTNNNTVWKVMSDSFRFQEAPH; encoded by the exons ATGTCCGCCTTCGTG GACTTCAAAGTCTACGTGGATCAAGCATGTAGAGCAGCAGAAGaatttgcaaatatttattaTGAAACCATGGATAAAAGAAGAAGG GTATTAACCAGACTGTACACTGATGATGCAACTTTAGTTTGGAATGGGAATGCCGTATCTGGCCAAGAAGCCCTTGCTAAATTCTTTGAGATGTTACCATCTAGTGACTTTCAACTGAACACGTTTGATTGCCAGCCTGTTCATG aGCAAGCGACCCAGAATCAAACTACTGTTCTTGTTGTGACCAGCGGGACTGTCAAATTTGATGGCAACAAGCAACATTTCTTCAACCAGAACTTCTTGCTAACAGAACAGACCACAAATAATAACACAGTCTGGAAAGTCATGAGTGACTCTTTCCGTTTCCAAGAAGCCCCTCATTAG